Proteins encoded in a region of the Gigantopelta aegis isolate Gae_Host chromosome 13, Gae_host_genome, whole genome shotgun sequence genome:
- the LOC121387844 gene encoding uncharacterized protein LOC121387844, whose amino-acid sequence MEVWLLVVALTLTLLLFDDVEGHGRLLEPVSRSSMWRKGFKTPKNYNDNQLFCGGFYNQQYLNRGQCGVCGDPAQGPRQNEAGGIYATGQIVRTYTSGQVIDIQIQITANHLGWFEFRLCSNNNPKKAVTHECLNKHLLPLANGAGTRYVIGSDTGMYNLKVKLPPGLTCTQCVLQWKWHTGNSFGVDLLTHRGCVGCGPQEEFYGCSDIAISGHGSQGHPQPVATSFPWQPKPTDTPPIYHQSQRPTVHQSTQRLPLYTPRPLFGQPTPRPVRPTPHGSFVYQPTQRPIYVPAKTQGPVVSPSNCRAVNLWAGIPQLDKWCVDNCVVRRCPPIYCRCS is encoded by the exons ATGGAAGTCTGGCTCCTAGTAGTTGCGTTGACGTTGACGTTGCTGTTGTTTGACGATGTTGAGGGGCATGGTCGGCTATTGGAGCCAGTGTCTAGATCTAGCATGTGGAGAAAAGGCTTCAAAACACCGAAAAATTACAACGACAATCAGTTGTTTTGTGGTGGATTTTAT AATCAGCAATACCTGAACAGGGGACAATGTGGTGTGTGCGGAGACCCCGCTCAAGGTCCTCGCCAGAACGAGGCTGGTGGCATTTACGCGACTGGCCAGATAGTAAGAACGTACACTTCCGGTCAGGTCATCGACATTCAGATTCAAATTACAGCCAATCATCTTGGCTGGTTTGAATTCCGACTGTGCTCGAACAACAACCCGAAGAAGGCCGTAACGCACGAGTGCCTGAACAAACACCTCCTGCCATTGGCTAACGGCGCTGGAACACGCTACGTGATTGGTTCAGATACCGGCATGTACAACCTGAAAGTAAAACTGCCTCCGGGTTTGACCTGTACACAGTGCGTCCTGCAGTGGAAATGGCACACAG GAAATAGTTTCGGAGTTGACCTACTTACGCACAGAGGTTGTGTCGGGTGCGGACCGCAAGAAGAGTTTTACGGATGCAGTGATATCGCCATATCGGGTCACGGTTCGCAAGGTCATCCGCAGCCAGTCGCGACCTCGTTTCCATGGCAACCAAAACCGACAGACACACCGCCGATATACCACCAATCACAGCGGCCAACAGTCCACCAATCGACGCAGAGGCTGCCGTTGTATACACCGCGGCCCCTGTTTGGTCAACCGACGCCGCGACCTGTTCGGCCCACACCCCACGGCTCATTCGTCTACCAACCAACACAACGGCCCATCTATGTTCCGGCAAAAACACAGGGGCCTGTCGTCAGCCCATCAAATTGCAGAGCTGTTAATTTATGGGCTGGTATTCCTCAACTGGACAAGTGGTGTGTTGATAACTGCGTTGTTAGAAGATGTCCGCCAATATACTGTCGTTGCTCCTAA
- the LOC121387643 gene encoding carbohydrate sulfotransferase 3-like, which produces MTSDLEHFNLLWKHFPGQVKVVRYETAAMHPLSEARRLYEFIGVVLTVSDMARVFKEVFAKYDSSDPYETKHRNSSVIPYRWLRNETRQSIRLIDGECRDLYPSLGYLAVDSKYYLANGSLFNETFVP; this is translated from the coding sequence ATGACTTCAGATTTAGAACATTTCAACCTGCTCTGGAAGCATTTCCCTGGCCAGGTCAAAGTTGTGAGGTACGAAACGGCGGCCATGCATCCACTAAGCGAAGCTAGGCGTTTATACGAATTTATAGGAGTGGTGCTCACTGTTTCAGATATGGCGCGTGTTTTTAAGGAAGTATTCGCGAAGTATGACAGTTCTGACCCGTACGAAACGAAGCATCGCAATTCTTCGGTAATTCCCTACAGATGGCTTAGAAATGAAACCCGGCAGAGTATCAGATTAATAGATGGGGAGTGTCGTGACCTCTACCCCAGCCTCGGATATCTCGCTGTAGACAGCAAATACTATTTGGCCAACGGGTCGTTGTTTAACGAGACCTTCGTTCCATAG